The DNA region ATGCCGGAATCTGTTGTTTGCGTTATAAACGTCGGCGCCCTTGGGGGATGGAATATTCAGAACGACGCCTGCGGCGCCGCCGAATTCCTGAACGGCCAAATCGTGAAACAATTGCATCGCGACCTGAGCCGCAACGGTAAGAAGAGTGGGACCTAATCGTCTGTTACTGCATGGAATTCCAGTTTTTCTCGAGGAAGATCCCCTTCATCATCTGGAACAGCGCCGGAGAATTGGTTTGCTGAACGTTATTCAGGCATTCATAGATCTTGGCGAACGCCTTGAATTCTATTTCCGACATCCGAACTCTCAGCCCCGCTTGGGCGCGGACCAGCTGATCGATCTCTTCCTGGCTTTTGCCGGCCTGAATCGCCCCTCCGATCGTCAAATGCGCCTTGATCAGTTGTTCGCGAACGGGAGCCGCCTCTTTCTGGGCACCGTCCAGGGTGAGCTTCACCGCTTTCTTCTGATCCTTACTCAAACTGAACATCTTTTCGATGACATCGATCCTGTTAGTGCTTTCCACAAAGGGAGCATCTGTGACCGAGTCGGAGCCTCTTCTGCCTCCGCCTCCACGCTGTGCAAAAGCCGGCGTCAAGGCAAGCAACCCAATCAACAGCAGTCTGCAAGTCATGTGCATTCCCCTATTCTTTTTCGGTTTTGCCACGCGCGCTGAATCCCCCTGGCCCGGCACTGCCGGGCGGATCCAGCACGGCAGCCCACAGGTCAAATGCAGCTGCCGCTTTGGACTGCTGATTGGGTTTGAGCAGTTCACAGACACGGGCGAAACTCTTTGCTTCGATGCCCGTCAACCGGGTTTCCGCCGCCGCAAGCGATTCCGTGGCTTTCTTGATGTTCTCCTGACTGTCGCCGTTGATCATGAAGGTAACAATCTGAATGCGAATCTGCTCGATCTGGGCGCGCTGGAGAGCGACCTCTTTCATGGTATCGTTGAGGATTTTCTGCGCCTCCTCTCTCTGCTCTTTACTCAGGCTGAGCTGATTTGCGAACATCTCAGCTTTGCTGAGTTTTGCCGCGCGAGCCATCCCGCCACCCCTGCCCGCGGCATCATTTCCCGCTGCACCTCCGCCGCCGCCACGCTGGGCGTACCCCATTGTGGCGGTCAGCATCGCAATACATAGCATTCTGCCAAACATGCGATCTCCTAACATCAGGTGCCGACGAAATGACCGGCCGGCCCGCGCCTCGCACCTATAATCCCTGTAAAGGGTTTTTTATAGATTGAACCGTATGAGACTGCAAGCAGAATCGGAACGGCTGTGGTAAGCAAATGTTCTGTCCGTTGGAGGTAGCAAATGAAATGTCCGGTCTAACGATCTGACCTTGGAAGTTCTGGGGACAGGCTGGAATGGCGCTTAATTAAGGAAATAGGGTGCGACCCTGGCGGGCTCAGCCATTCCGGCGAACTATTGGTTGCCACAAGCTCCGAAGCCGTTGGTAGCCACAGGCTCCGAAGCCGTTGGTGGCCGCAAGCTCCGAAGCCGTTGGTGGCCGCAAGCCCTGGAAGGGCGGCCGTAGTTTTCAGCCCAGGGCGCAAGCCCTGGGATAAGACGCAAATGATGGATGAGCCCTGTAAGGGCGATGCAGAAACTCGTCTACCGTCTGCTGTTCCGCACCAGCGCTGAAACGCTGATCGAGGTCGCGCGCAACCCCAAACGTCTCGGCGCCGAGATCGGCTTCTTCAGTGTGCTCCATATCTGGAGTCAGAAAATGGATCATCATCCCCATGTCCATTGCGTCGCCCCCGCCGGGGGACTCTCCCTCGATCACAAGAGCTGGGTCCGTCCGCGCCATCGTTTCTTTCTTCCTGAAAAAGTCCTCGGACGCGTCTTCCGAGGCAAGTTCAGGGCAGCTCTGGAGAACGCTTTCACAAAAGGTGAGCTCGGCTTCCAGGGCCGGCTTCAGCATCTCTCGGACCCGAAAGCGTTCCACTCTTTTGTCCGTCAGCTGTTCCGCCATCGGTGGGTTGTCGACTGCAAACCGCCCTTCGGCGGCCCGGAGTATGTTCTCCGCTACCTCGGCCGCTACACCCATCGAGTGGCCATTTCCAACCATCGCCTGGTTTCCTTTGCGGATGGCAACGTCACCTTCCGCTGGAAAGACCGCGCCCACGGCAACCGGGAGCGGCCGATGACGCTCCCGGCAGATGAGTTCCTGCGTCGTTTTCTGCTGCACCTGCTGCCCAGGTGATCGTTTGCTTTTCTGCGGTGAATAAGGAGGGAAGGACAGGTAATGAAGGCGAATCAGATCACATTCGCACGATCGTAAACGCCCGAGAGTCCACTGTATTCATGCGCAGACGCCGTTCCTGCCTCATGGTTTTACCGGACGATTCAATCGAAAGTACATAGATCCCGTCTGACATAGGCTCAATACGTCCTCTTAAATAACCGCCGACGCCGCGTCCCCCTTCAAGTCGTTGTATCTGGAGCGCACCTCATCGCCCGGTCTTTTAGGTAAACTTGTGCTGTTGGTGCGCTCCAGATACAACTCTAGGACTTCTGGGGCAATGTCGTTAGGGAGCACACCTGCGGAACGTGCTTGGGAGCGGAATGCCGAGCTGGCGAGCCATCTACGTCGCTGGAGCTTTTTACAACCCAAGCGGGTGAATGCTGCCGCATCCTGGGGTTTCTTTTCGAGTAAACGAGGGCTCCACCGCACGTCTTATCGAATCTGGACTCCATGGGTAACAATTTCGACGAACCCGCGGAGAGTCTGAAGGTCCGCAGGCTTCAGACGCGCCGTAAATCCAAGCGCATCGATGCCCACAGTTTTCGATTCGGCAACCTGACGGAGCGCGTCGAACGCAATCTGCGCAATAACCGTGTCCAACGGGCAGTCCAAGCAGCTGGAGATGAAGTGGAACGCTTTGCCGGGTGCGGTCAGGTCCATTTTAGTTCCTCCCTCAAGCTGAAGCCGGAAAACTGGCTGGAGGACCCTCGTCGCCCAGGCGCCATACACTGACGTAGCGCGGACATCGACGGCGTCGGGAACGCGATCCAATCTTGTGCCAGGGAACGCCACTGTGATGTTCAGCCGAAAAGGATTGGGGCCAGGCTCCGCGCCTTGAGGCTCGAGATTGATCCAGACCTGAGACTGGTTACCTGTTTCGAAGTAGTAGGCGCCCAACTGCCCGAGTGAAGGCGTGAGGTTTGGCGAGATGATGGTGACGCTGGCAGGATGCGCAACACCCGCATTAGATTGGCCCTCCACCGTGGTCCGCTCACTTGTGTGGAGGAGGGTTGGAATGCCGACATTGCTCGCCTGAATGATCGCGCCGTCGATCAGTAACGGCAATATAAAGAAAGGGAAATATCTGCATTTGGGCATCTGCAAATGCTCTCTCGATCTCAGGTTTGAATTAGACCGCTTTATCATTGCGCGGGTTCTCTTTCAGAGTCACTTAATTAATATTCTATACCCAGAGAATCATGGCAGATACTCCAAACTGTACTTGAGGGGGCTACGATCCAAAATAGAGGACTATCCGGCCCATCTCGAGGCCTGCTGGCAGGAGCACCTGAAGCCCCGGGAGGCCGCTGCGCCGACGGTCATATCGCTCTTCGCCGGCTGCAGCGGCTCCTCGCTCGGCTACAGCATGGCCGGGTACCGCGAGCTGCTCGCCGTCGAGTGGGACGACCATGCCGAGGGAACGAATAATCATCATCGGCGTGCGAGAGGACCTGTGGTCCTGCATCCAAACGCAATGACGATTCCGGTAACATCGGGAGAGTCCCTCTACGGTTGCTCGACGCCGCCTGACCAGCTGGACCGGCTGCAGGAGGCGTCGAGGAAATACAGGGCCTATCTGCACTGGAGCCGGATCCGGCTCGGGTCATCGGAGAAGCCGATCACAGGCCAGGGATTCAACGCCGTGAAGTTCGATCCGCGCAAGCCGGCGCAGACCGTCAGGCGCAACGACGGCAACCTCGGCATGCATGGCGCGATGCATAATGCCGACACCCGGATTATGCCGCGTCGACGAACGGCGACGTGCAATTTCATCCGAATTTCCCGGGATTCCCGGCTCCCGAAGGGCCGCGTTCACTCGGCATAACATCGGCCCACTCCTTGCATGTTGCTGTTGATGATACCTTCCTCACTCTTAACCAAACTTACACACAAGGAGTGAGGGAAAATGAAAAAATCCAGGTCAAACAGCGTTTGCGTCACAGAAATCGGGACAACAGACGGTCCCCTCGGCGATTATCCGGAGAAGTTTCTGAACCATCTGAGGGCCGAGCATTATTCGAAGAAGTCCATTCACGATTACACAAAGCGCCTGAACGTTCTCAATCGACAAATGAGAACACGGCGTCGACCCAATGGATCTTGATGAGGATCGTGCATATCACCTTGTCACCGGCGCGAGCCGGCTTTCATCGCGGCGCAAGGATATTTTGTTCAGTGTCAGGCATTTCATCAGGTTTCTGAATGCTTCGGGAGCCGGCAAGCCGGTCCCCCCGATAGAACCTGATGACACCCCAATGGGATGCCTCAGGCGAGAATACGAAGAGTATCTCCGCCGCGAACGAGGTCTTAGCGAGAGGACAATCGAACATTGCTGGGGGTTTGCCGCGCGCTTCTTGAAATTTCGCTTTGGGGACAAGATGGGCGACCTGTCGCAAATTACGGCTATTGATATTGTCGGATTTATGCAGCAATTGGTTTCGCGCAAGAAGCCGTTTCGTGACAAGACTCCGC from Terriglobia bacterium includes:
- a CDS encoding transposase; amino-acid sequence: MSPVRAMQKLVYRLLFRTSAETLIEVARNPKRLGAEIGFFSVLHIWSQKMDHHPHVHCVAPAGGLSLDHKSWVRPRHRFFLPEKVLGRVFRGKFRAALENAFTKGELGFQGRLQHLSDPKAFHSFVRQLFRHRWVVDCKPPFGGPEYVLRYLGRYTHRVAISNHRLVSFADGNVTFRWKDRAHGNRERPMTLPADEFLRRFLLHLLPR